In Aegilops tauschii subsp. strangulata cultivar AL8/78 chromosome 3, Aet v6.0, whole genome shotgun sequence, one genomic interval encodes:
- the LOC141042892 gene encoding uncharacterized protein: MIAQAVNHQPAGNGNGRSTLAEFKKHAPPTFIETAEPLDADDWVRTIEDLLELVGCTEDHEKVAYAAHCLGGTTRAWWDGFKVMHARQNITWNDFKAEFRKAHIPSGIMAIKKREFQALKQGSRTVKEYMQKFSVLSRYAPEDVSTNAAKRERFMEGLNETLQYSLVVCDCPTFPDLVNKALMLEDKRRALDDTRKRKMISRGSSSNQKPCLWQPAPVKPTYQQPRAPEPRTNYQPQQYANPRPAYNNPNNNAGKSSNPNQVTCFGCGQAGHYSKYCPNKKPDAPRPNA; encoded by the coding sequence ATGATTGCTCAGGCTGTCAACCACCAGCCGGCGGGGAACGGCAATGGACGTTCCACGTTGGCGGAGTTCAAGAAGCATGCACCACCCACCTTCATCGAGACTGCTGAACCCCTGGATGCAGACGACTGGGTCCGCACCATTGAGGATCTGCTGGAACTAGTCGGCTGCACCGAGGACCATGAGAAGGTGGCATATGCTGCTCACTGTCTCGGGGGAACTACCAGAGCTTGGTGGGATGGATTCAAGGTCATGCATGCTAGGCAAAACATCACTTGGAATGACTTCAAGGCAGAATTCCGCAAGGCCCATATTCCTTCCGGAATTATGGCCATCAAGAAGCGTGAGTTCCAAGCCTTGAAGCAAGGAAGTAGAACTGTCAAGGAGTACATGCAGAAGTTCAGTGTTCTCTCAAGGTATGCTCCTGAGGATGTCAGCACTAATGCTGCCAAAAGAGAGCGCTTCATGGAAGGCCTTAACGAGACTCTGCAGTACTCGCTTGTTGTGTGTGACTGCCCAACCTTTCCTGATCTGGTGAACAAGGCACtcatgcttgaggacaagcgacgTGCTTTGGACGATACTCGTAAGCGCAAGATGATCAGCAGGGGTAGCTCTAGCAACCAGAAGCCTTGCCTGTGGCAGCCAGCCCCGGTCAAGCCAACCTATCAGCAGCCAAGAGCCCCTGAACCTCGCACCAACTATCAGCCTCAGCAGTACGCCAACCCCAGGCCAGCTTACAACAACCCCAATAACAATGCCGGCAAGAGCAGCAACCCCAATCAAGTCACTTGCTTTGGATGTGGTCAGGCAGGACACTACTCCAAGTATTGCCCCAACAAGAAGCCCGATGCCCCGCGCCCCAATGCGTAG